One window of the Shimwellia blattae DSM 4481 = NBRC 105725 genome contains the following:
- a CDS encoding 2-hydroxyacid dehydrogenase yields the protein MKLAIYSTKNYDKKYIEHVNKDYGFELEFYDFLLTKKTAKTAAGCDAVCIFVNDDGSRPVLEELKKQGVKYIALRCAGFNNVDLDAAKELGLRVVRVPAYSPEAVAEHAIGMMMCLNRRIHRAYQRTRDANFSLEGLTGFTMFGKTAGVIGTGKIGVAMLRILKGFGMRLLAFDPYPSAAALELGVEYVDLDTLLRESDVISLHCPLTDDNYHLLNKDAFSKMKTGVMIVNTSRGALIDSQAAIDALKTQKIGSLGMDVYENERDLFFEDKSNDVIQDDVFRRLSACHNVLFTGHQAFLTEEALISISEVTLQNLKQLESGQDAPNALV from the coding sequence ATGAAACTTGCCATTTACAGCACAAAAAACTATGACAAAAAATATATCGAGCATGTTAACAAAGACTACGGCTTTGAGCTCGAATTTTATGACTTCCTGCTGACCAAAAAAACGGCCAAAACCGCTGCCGGTTGCGATGCGGTCTGTATTTTCGTTAATGACGACGGCAGCCGTCCGGTATTAGAAGAGCTTAAAAAGCAGGGCGTTAAATATATCGCCCTGCGCTGCGCCGGGTTTAATAATGTGGATCTCGATGCGGCAAAAGAGCTGGGGCTGAGAGTGGTCCGGGTGCCGGCCTACTCGCCGGAAGCGGTGGCGGAGCACGCCATCGGGATGATGATGTGCCTTAACCGCCGTATCCACCGGGCCTATCAGCGCACCCGGGATGCAAACTTCTCCCTCGAAGGGCTGACGGGCTTTACCATGTTCGGCAAAACCGCCGGGGTTATCGGCACCGGTAAAATTGGTGTGGCGATGCTGCGCATCCTGAAAGGCTTTGGTATGCGCCTGCTGGCGTTTGATCCCTACCCGAGCGCTGCCGCCCTTGAGCTGGGGGTGGAGTATGTGGATCTGGACACCCTGCTGCGCGAGTCTGACGTAATCAGCCTGCACTGCCCGCTGACGGACGATAACTACCACCTGCTGAATAAAGACGCCTTCAGCAAAATGAAAACCGGCGTGATGATTGTCAACACCAGCCGCGGTGCGCTGATCGACTCCCAGGCCGCCATTGATGCGCTGAAAACCCAGAAAATCGGCTCCCTGGGTATGGATGTGTACGAAAACGAACGGGATCTGTTCTTTGAGGACAAATCAAACGACGTTATCCAGGACGATGTTTTCCGCCGTCTTTCCGCCTGCCACAACGTGCTGTTTACCGGGCACCAGGCCTTTCTGACGGAAGAGGCGCTGATCAGTATTTCTGAGGTCACACTGCAGAACCTGAAACAGCTGGAAAGCGGGCAGGATGCCCCGAACGCCCTGGTCTGA
- the hslJ gene encoding heat shock protein HslJ: MKKAVIAGLAAMAISGCAATGSNDAIHPQQLQLQHHRYVLESVDGTKITTRTPRQPEISFGENMHVSGQMCNRFMGQGSLSGNTLVVSAMASSRMMCVDPQLNQLDGIISDMLNRGAQISLAGQQMTLTTPQHTLVWKLSDLVQ; this comes from the coding sequence ATGAAAAAAGCAGTTATCGCCGGGCTGGCCGCAATGGCCATCAGCGGTTGTGCCGCAACGGGCAGCAACGACGCCATCCACCCACAGCAGCTTCAGCTTCAGCACCACCGCTATGTGCTGGAAAGTGTCGACGGCACGAAGATCACGACCCGCACACCCCGCCAGCCGGAGATCAGCTTTGGCGAAAATATGCACGTGTCCGGCCAGATGTGTAACCGCTTTATGGGGCAAGGCTCGCTCAGTGGTAATACGCTGGTGGTCAGCGCCATGGCATCGAGCCGTATGATGTGTGTTGATCCGCAGCTGAATCAGCTGGACGGTATTATCAGCGACATGCTTAACCGCGGGGCGCAAATCTCGTTAGCAGGCCAGCAAATGACCCTGACAACCCCGCAGCATACTCTGGTATGGAAACTGTCTGACCTGGTTCAGTAA
- a CDS encoding DUF333 domain-containing protein, which yields MRVGFFIGCAAFLLSACSSEPVQQATAAHVPAGMHAAMSGQGSANCSMVGGTVLAARQLDGSVVGMCALPNGKRCGERALASGACSSY from the coding sequence ATGCGAGTCGGTTTTTTTATCGGATGCGCCGCGTTTTTACTGTCGGCCTGCAGCAGTGAACCTGTTCAACAGGCAACGGCGGCCCATGTGCCGGCGGGTATGCATGCCGCAATGAGCGGCCAGGGGAGCGCTAACTGTTCAATGGTCGGTGGCACGGTGCTTGCAGCCCGTCAGCTGGATGGCTCCGTGGTGGGCATGTGTGCCTTGCCGAACGGCAAGCGCTGTGGTGAACGTGCGCTTGCCTCCGGTGCATGCAGCAGTTACTGA